A window of Esox lucius isolate fEsoLuc1 chromosome 18, fEsoLuc1.pri, whole genome shotgun sequence contains these coding sequences:
- the tmem242 gene encoding transmembrane protein 242 translates to MSVEKEGTSLNVTTEVVTENNDKLQLIKGAAFLTTVASAGMIAGFGSTLALVKKKNPGWFTKGTMPTVAVPETGASLALRALGWGSLYAWCGVGLLGLGVWKAMGVHSLTEFKKKMQTIFPAIPKNEERPENSLEWDSLFQSKED, encoded by the exons ATGTCAGTTGAGAAAGAAGGCACGAGTTTGAATGTCACTACTGAAGTTGTgacagaaaacaatgacaaactaCAACTTATTAAAG GTGCAGCTTTCCTGACGACTGTCGCTTCTGCCGGGATGATAGCAGGTTTCGGCTCCACATTagcgttggttaaaaaaaagaatccaggGTGGTTTACCAAG GGAACGATGCCAACGGTTGCAGTGCCGGAGACGGGGGCGTCCCTGGCTCTCCGGGCCCTTGGCTGGGGCTCTCTTTACGCCTGGTGTGGAGTTGGCCTGCTCGGCTTGGGGGTCTGGAAAGCCATGGGGGTCCATAGC CTAACAGAATTCAAGAAGAAGATGCAGACAATTTTCCCGGCTATTCCCAAAAACGAGGAAAGACCTGAAAACTCGCTGGAATGGGACTCTCTCTTCCAGTCTAAAGAGGACTGA